In Paenibacillus kyungheensis, the following are encoded in one genomic region:
- a CDS encoding LysR family transcriptional regulator, with translation MELRQLQYALQIAAERNFSRAAEKLHIAQPSLSQQLSKLEKELGVLLFQRNTSTVELTHAGTNFVEQAQKIIDAVEQLRQEMADISQLQSGRVVVGSMQITGSHLLPHVLPAFRAAYPQIEVILIEDTSLNLEKLTASGKTDLSLLALPLTEPSLTYEPVGDELIDLAVPPNHPLAQRFANGDHRPVELKELEHEPFIVLKKGQGFRKIVFDVCKEAGFEPQVVFESNNIETIQSLVATGMGVTFVPHYIARARRGEFLPIYLPLAEPIPSRTLVIARRKGRYLSKAAEAFVNTFKETMINVVHPEQ, from the coding sequence ATGGAACTTAGACAACTGCAATATGCACTACAGATTGCTGCTGAACGTAACTTTTCGCGCGCAGCAGAGAAACTACATATCGCTCAACCTTCACTTAGTCAGCAATTATCCAAATTAGAAAAAGAATTAGGTGTGCTCCTTTTTCAGCGCAATACCAGTACAGTTGAATTAACACATGCAGGTACTAATTTTGTAGAACAAGCCCAAAAGATTATTGATGCTGTAGAACAGTTGCGTCAAGAAATGGCAGATATTTCACAATTACAAAGTGGACGTGTAGTAGTCGGTAGTATGCAGATTACCGGTTCGCATCTTCTTCCTCATGTACTCCCTGCTTTTCGTGCTGCTTATCCGCAGATTGAAGTGATCTTAATCGAAGATACATCACTCAATCTAGAAAAGTTAACCGCCAGTGGTAAAACAGACCTTAGTCTACTGGCTCTTCCTCTTACCGAACCGTCACTCACGTATGAACCGGTAGGTGATGAATTGATCGATCTGGCTGTACCGCCTAATCATCCGTTAGCCCAGCGATTTGCGAATGGTGATCATCGACCTGTAGAATTGAAAGAATTAGAACATGAACCTTTTATCGTGCTCAAAAAAGGACAAGGATTCCGCAAAATTGTATTCGATGTGTGTAAAGAAGCAGGTTTTGAACCGCAGGTTGTATTTGAAAGTAATAATATCGAGACAATCCAATCTTTGGTCGCTACAGGAATGGGTGTTACTTTTGTTCCTCATTATATAGCGCGCGCCAGACGTGGCGAATTTTTACCCATCTATCTTCCTTTAGCAGAACCGATTCCAAGTCGTACACTTGTGATAGCACGTCGCAAAGGAAGATATCTATCCAAAGCGGCTGAAGCATTTGTAAATACGTTTAAAGAAACAATGATTAATGTAGTACATCCTGAACAATAA
- a CDS encoding NAD(P)H-dependent oxidoreductase — translation MKTLVIVTHPNMQDSVINKRWIQELEKYPDQFTIHELYKVYPDENINVEQEQALVEAHDHIVFQFPLYWFNCPPLLKKWLDEVLTYGWAYGSTGKHFTDRKVAIAVTVGVSEADYQPDGKYRYTLEQILLPFEMTFDYIHASYQGFTAFYSAEHESTPVRIEENISEYIHFLQHI, via the coding sequence ATGAAAACATTAGTAATTGTAACGCATCCTAATATGCAAGATTCCGTCATCAATAAACGCTGGATTCAAGAACTGGAAAAGTATCCTGATCAATTCACGATTCATGAACTTTACAAAGTCTATCCTGATGAAAACATAAATGTAGAGCAAGAACAAGCACTTGTTGAAGCACATGATCATATCGTTTTTCAGTTTCCGTTGTACTGGTTTAATTGCCCGCCGCTGTTGAAAAAATGGCTTGATGAAGTATTAACGTATGGCTGGGCGTATGGTTCAACAGGTAAACACTTTACCGATCGCAAAGTTGCTATCGCTGTGACTGTAGGCGTTAGTGAAGCAGATTACCAACCTGACGGAAAATACCGCTATACGTTAGAACAAATATTACTGCCTTTTGAAATGACATTTGATTATATTCATGCTTCGTATCAAGGTTTTACCGCTTTTTATAGTGCAGAGCATGAATCGACACCAGTACGGATTGAAGAAAATATCTCTGAATATATTCATTTTCTACAACATATTTAA
- a CDS encoding winged helix-turn-helix transcriptional regulator, protein MHIGDYSLTGVNLKDTGFGYTLSLVGGKYKMIIMYWLAGENKVMRYNELKRSIGTISFKTLSATLKELEQDQLIIRTEYPQVPPKVEYRLSERGQSLIPILDMMCDWGEQNQLEEV, encoded by the coding sequence ATGCATATTGGTGACTACAGTCTGACAGGTGTTAACCTGAAAGATACGGGATTTGGCTATACGCTTTCACTGGTAGGCGGAAAATATAAAATGATTATTATGTATTGGTTAGCAGGAGAAAATAAAGTAATGCGTTACAATGAACTCAAGCGTTCAATCGGCACGATTTCTTTCAAAACGTTAAGTGCTACATTAAAAGAACTAGAACAAGATCAATTGATTATCCGTACAGAATATCCTCAAGTGCCGCCAAAAGTAGAATACCGTTTATCAGAACGCGGGCAATCGTTAATTCCAATCTTAGATATGATGTGTGATTGGGGCGAACAGAATCAATTAGAAGAGGTTTAA